Proteins from a single region of Runella sp. SP2:
- a CDS encoding ribulose-bisphosphate carboxylase large subunit family protein — protein MERISATYFIETPFDVEKAANVLAGEQSSGTFVAIPGETDELKERFAAKVESIELLETVSQPALPGAEGYDAYHRAKLNVSWSVENFGYNLPVMISTLQGNLYELTQFTGLKLMDLDVPDSFAAHFAGPRFGIKGCRQLTQVYDRPLIGTIIKPSIGLAAEQTAALVKTLTEAGIDFVKDDELMSSAANSTFEARVDAVMDVINRHADATGKKVMYAFNLSGEVDVMLRRYEYLLNAGATCAMVSINTVGLAGVKKICDQGALPVHAHRNGWGMLTRHPLLGIDFVAYQKLWRMVGVDQIHVNGIQNKFWESDDSVVRSIEACRRPLLGGFEVLPVVSSGQWGGQAPETYRLTQTVDLLYMAGGGIMAHPSGPSAGVVALKQAWEAAVKGWSVEEAAQFYPEFGKSVEKFGKSLKLQPVS, from the coding sequence ATGGAACGCATATCTGCTACTTATTTTATTGAAACGCCTTTTGACGTTGAAAAAGCAGCCAACGTATTGGCTGGCGAACAGTCCAGCGGCACTTTTGTGGCTATCCCTGGTGAAACGGATGAGCTAAAAGAGCGCTTTGCTGCCAAGGTAGAATCAATCGAGCTCCTGGAAACGGTGTCGCAACCCGCTTTGCCTGGTGCCGAAGGCTACGACGCATACCACCGTGCTAAGCTCAACGTATCTTGGTCGGTCGAAAACTTTGGGTATAATTTGCCCGTGATGATTTCAACCTTACAAGGCAATCTATACGAACTGACTCAGTTCACGGGATTAAAACTCATGGACTTAGACGTACCCGACTCTTTTGCTGCGCACTTTGCAGGACCTCGTTTTGGAATAAAAGGCTGCCGTCAACTGACCCAAGTGTATGACCGTCCACTCATTGGTACCATCATCAAACCTAGCATAGGATTGGCCGCCGAGCAAACCGCGGCTTTGGTAAAAACCCTGACCGAGGCAGGCATTGATTTTGTCAAAGACGACGAACTCATGTCGTCTGCGGCTAATTCGACCTTTGAGGCGCGCGTGGACGCGGTCATGGACGTCATCAACCGTCACGCCGACGCTACGGGTAAAAAAGTGATGTACGCCTTCAACCTCAGCGGTGAGGTGGACGTTATGCTTCGGCGGTACGAATACCTCCTCAATGCAGGTGCTACCTGTGCAATGGTGAGTATCAATACCGTGGGGCTGGCAGGTGTCAAAAAAATCTGTGACCAAGGCGCGCTTCCCGTCCATGCCCACCGCAACGGCTGGGGGATGTTGACCCGACATCCGTTGTTGGGAATTGATTTTGTAGCATACCAAAAACTTTGGCGCATGGTGGGCGTTGACCAAATCCACGTCAATGGCATTCAAAATAAGTTTTGGGAAAGCGACGATTCCGTCGTGCGTTCCATCGAAGCCTGCCGCCGACCTCTGTTGGGAGGTTTTGAGGTACTCCCCGTCGTTTCTTCAGGACAATGGGGCGGGCAAGCACCCGAAACCTACCGCCTTACTCAAACGGTAGACTTGCTTTACATGGCAGGTGGCGGCATTATGGCCCATCCCAGCGGCCCGTCGGCGGGCGTAGTCGCCCTCAAACAAGCATGGGAAGCCGCCGTGAAAGGCTGGAGCGTAGAAGAAGCCGCGCAGTTTTATCCCGAATTTGGGAAATCGGTAGAGAAATTTGGGAAGTCTTTGAAGTTGCAACCCGTATCATAA
- a CDS encoding RagB/SusD family nutrient uptake outer membrane protein has product MNKFKHIIAVCLTGMVMSSCSDSFLQLAPVSNPNAGNFFKTKADFDLASNAAYATLYTVYNPEGPVSYMGELMGDNVTILNISGNMADKWQFRDYTLAPANTMVYQFWQDFYKSLYNVNIVLDKIETADVDAAYRDRVKGEMMFLRSLYYFQMVQIWGEIPLVTKPITAEESYSVLRSPVTEVYAQIVKDLQFAASKLPLASAAGVGKVSKGAAQALLGKVYLTMGDKTNAAAALKEVVDSGQYQLLPSYATLWDAKTKNTKESIFEIQYLGGSSTAPFSDYYLSFFPNSNALGFYGSGMNQVVDDIWNEYETGDARRIASIDTGFTDAKGTFTRVKFPKKWQDKTAPIVGQRIAANNNFIVLRYADVLLLLTEATGDPQYLNLVRKRVGLPEFGTTKYPSTKYATIEAATEHERRVELAFEFQRWFDLKRTNRALTVLPTKGKSITQNKLLIPIPNVVRDQNNKITQNMGY; this is encoded by the coding sequence ATGAACAAGTTCAAACACATAATAGCAGTCTGCCTCACAGGAATGGTGATGAGCAGTTGTAGCGATTCTTTTCTTCAATTAGCGCCTGTTTCTAACCCTAATGCAGGTAATTTTTTCAAAACCAAAGCCGATTTTGACTTGGCGTCCAACGCCGCTTATGCGACGCTTTACACGGTTTATAATCCAGAAGGGCCTGTTTCGTACATGGGTGAATTGATGGGTGACAATGTGACAATCCTGAATATTTCGGGTAATATGGCCGACAAATGGCAGTTTCGCGATTACACCCTCGCGCCCGCCAATACGATGGTGTATCAGTTTTGGCAAGACTTTTATAAGTCGTTGTACAACGTAAATATTGTGCTCGACAAAATCGAAACGGCCGACGTGGACGCCGCGTACCGTGACAGAGTAAAGGGAGAAATGATGTTTTTACGTTCACTTTATTACTTTCAGATGGTACAGATTTGGGGAGAAATTCCGCTCGTGACTAAGCCCATTACCGCCGAAGAAAGCTACAGTGTGTTGCGTTCTCCCGTCACGGAAGTGTATGCTCAAATTGTCAAAGACTTGCAATTTGCGGCCAGTAAGCTGCCTTTGGCCTCGGCTGCTGGTGTTGGCAAGGTTTCCAAAGGAGCGGCACAAGCGTTGTTGGGTAAAGTATATTTGACCATGGGAGATAAAACCAACGCTGCTGCTGCCCTAAAAGAAGTGGTTGATAGTGGGCAGTACCAATTGCTCCCTAGCTACGCTACCCTTTGGGATGCCAAAACCAAAAACACGAAAGAATCTATTTTTGAAATTCAGTACTTGGGAGGTTCATCAACGGCTCCTTTTAGCGACTATTACCTCAGCTTCTTCCCCAATTCCAATGCCTTGGGCTTCTACGGCAGTGGCATGAATCAGGTGGTTGATGATATTTGGAACGAATACGAAACGGGTGACGCCCGCCGTATTGCTTCCATTGACACAGGCTTTACGGATGCCAAAGGCACCTTCACCCGCGTCAAATTCCCTAAAAAATGGCAAGACAAAACGGCCCCAATCGTTGGGCAACGGATTGCGGCCAACAACAACTTTATAGTACTTCGCTACGCCGATGTCTTGTTGTTGTTGACCGAAGCGACTGGTGACCCTCAATACCTCAACCTTGTTCGCAAAAGAGTAGGACTACCCGAATTTGGCACCACCAAATATCCTTCTACCAAGTATGCCACCATCGAAGCCGCTACCGAACACGAGCGACGTGTGGAACTTGCCTTTGAATTTCAACGCTGGTTTGACCTCAAACGGACCAATCGTGCTTTGACGGTACTTCCTACCAAAGGCAAAAGTATTACGCAGAATAAGCTGTTGATTCCTATACCCAACGTTGTCAGAGACCAAAATAATAAGATTACCCAGAATATGGGTTATTAA
- a CDS encoding TonB-dependent receptor has translation MFCFAQVFGQNKPITGKITDETGKPVPGVSIVVKSTTTGTISNAEGAYSLAAPENATLVFSSVSYETQEIAINKRSIINVSLLPSSKILNEVVVVGYGTQSKRAVTGAVASINNKQFQDRSFSNVAQSLAGQVAGVNISQAQGAPGSSPFIKIRGVSSITAGTNPLLVVDGVPLENFNLNMINPQDIESVEVLKDASSAAIYGSRGSSGVVIVTTKLGKAGKPSVSVNLEYGSQKVARQIEMMDAQQFIRTYIDAKNNAWIAAGGKATDGNALRPTLLKIPEDFLTNPQQFGAGTNWQDVMFRTAPMYNGQISVSGGTEKTQYMFSGAYLDQTAILDMNYYKRLALRSNVKTMVTDKLTIGLNLGVTSIFDRTEGTKGKSDVISLGLQSNPHFPVYNENGNLGYRDPNSTWFRFTSFGDMNLWHPYSLTREVDKGTKSFNTLGTAYLEYNILKNLKFRTSLSGNLFNTRNHFYWNDKQKYGYSAVLAAQANAGNSYMFNWLSENTLTYDKQIGDHSLTGLIGYTSQKQRDETMYVAANNFPNDLVHTLNAGTVTAGNTTASEWSLLSYIARLQYNFNNRYFLTGTIRRDGMSRFGDNNKWGYFPSVSAGWLISDEAFMSNLKNINNLKLRVSYGVTGNNQIPNYGAISLLSASNYVYGSTMNNGLRVGSIANPNLKWEKTNMFNLGLDLGILNNRISGSVEFYNSLTRDMLLFVPVPDITGFSSQLTNIGKMRNRGIELNISTKNTVGEFKWTTDFNFSRNRNKVLQLGPGNAPIQYVDNVVTVRTEVGQPVSNFYGYIFDGVFKNQAEVDAYPHHASTTPGDPKVRDVNGDGKITDADRTIIGNNQPDFIAGMTNTFTYKGFDFSFMLQGAYGGEIANNNIRYLGTWDNGRNFYASMYNYWRSESDPGDGIHFKPNVSYQGLQKQFSSYWVSDASFLRMKNIRISYAIPSKILSKMNMKSARVYVNAENVFILSKYKDGYDPENTTYGTTSYSSSMETSGSYTSGNAPVPGAFQGVDYGSYPLPRVITVGVKVDF, from the coding sequence TTGTTTTGTTTCGCTCAAGTTTTTGGCCAAAACAAACCAATCACGGGAAAAATTACCGACGAAACAGGCAAGCCCGTTCCAGGGGTTTCGATTGTGGTAAAATCAACTACAACGGGAACTATCTCAAACGCCGAAGGCGCTTACAGCCTCGCTGCTCCCGAAAACGCTACGTTGGTTTTTAGCTCAGTGAGTTATGAAACGCAGGAAATCGCCATTAATAAGCGCTCAATCATCAACGTTTCGTTGTTGCCTTCCAGCAAAATCTTGAACGAAGTTGTTGTCGTGGGTTATGGTACACAAAGTAAACGTGCCGTGACGGGTGCCGTTGCGTCCATCAACAACAAGCAATTTCAAGACCGTTCGTTTAGCAACGTGGCGCAGTCGTTGGCGGGGCAAGTGGCGGGGGTCAATATTTCCCAAGCCCAAGGTGCTCCAGGCTCGTCGCCGTTTATTAAAATTCGCGGGGTAAGCTCCATTACTGCTGGGACAAACCCGCTGTTGGTGGTTGACGGTGTACCTTTGGAAAACTTCAACCTCAACATGATTAACCCGCAAGATATTGAGTCGGTAGAAGTACTAAAAGATGCTTCCTCGGCGGCAATTTACGGGTCGCGCGGATCGAGCGGGGTAGTGATTGTGACGACCAAACTCGGCAAAGCAGGCAAGCCAAGTGTCAGTGTAAACCTCGAATATGGCTCGCAAAAAGTAGCCCGTCAAATCGAAATGATGGATGCGCAGCAATTTATCCGTACGTACATCGACGCCAAAAACAACGCATGGATTGCGGCAGGTGGAAAAGCCACCGATGGCAACGCATTACGTCCAACTTTATTAAAAATCCCTGAAGACTTCTTGACCAATCCTCAACAATTTGGTGCGGGTACCAACTGGCAAGACGTGATGTTCAGAACGGCCCCAATGTACAACGGCCAAATCTCGGTATCGGGTGGGACAGAAAAAACGCAATACATGTTTTCGGGGGCGTATTTGGACCAAACGGCCATTTTGGACATGAACTATTACAAGCGTTTGGCCCTCCGCTCCAACGTAAAAACGATGGTCACTGACAAATTGACCATTGGCTTAAACTTGGGTGTAACGAGCATTTTTGACCGCACCGAAGGCACCAAAGGCAAAAGCGACGTCATTAGCTTAGGCTTGCAGAGCAACCCACATTTTCCCGTTTACAACGAAAATGGTAACCTCGGCTACCGCGACCCCAACTCTACTTGGTTCCGTTTTACGTCTTTTGGCGATATGAACCTTTGGCACCCTTACTCGCTCACCCGCGAGGTGGACAAAGGCACCAAATCGTTCAATACGTTGGGAACAGCCTATTTGGAATACAACATTTTGAAAAACCTCAAGTTTCGTACTAGCCTCAGCGGCAACCTTTTCAACACGCGTAACCATTTTTACTGGAACGACAAACAAAAATATGGTTACTCGGCCGTATTGGCTGCACAAGCCAATGCAGGCAACAGCTACATGTTCAACTGGTTGAGTGAGAATACATTGACCTACGACAAACAAATCGGCGACCATTCACTCACGGGTTTGATCGGTTATACGTCGCAAAAACAGCGCGACGAAACCATGTACGTAGCCGCCAATAACTTTCCGAACGACTTGGTACACACACTCAACGCAGGTACGGTGACGGCAGGAAACACCACCGCCAGCGAATGGTCGCTGCTGTCGTACATTGCGCGTTTGCAATACAATTTCAATAATCGTTATTTCTTGACAGGAACGATTCGCCGCGACGGAATGTCGCGCTTTGGTGACAACAACAAATGGGGTTATTTCCCATCGGTATCCGCAGGTTGGTTGATTTCGGACGAAGCCTTTATGAGCAATTTGAAAAACATCAACAACCTCAAACTCCGCGTGAGCTACGGCGTAACGGGTAACAATCAAATTCCAAACTACGGAGCCATTAGTCTCCTTTCGGCTTCTAACTATGTTTATGGAAGCACCATGAACAACGGTTTGCGCGTTGGTAGCATTGCCAATCCCAATTTGAAATGGGAAAAAACCAACATGTTTAACCTCGGTTTAGATTTGGGAATATTGAACAACCGTATTTCTGGTTCAGTAGAGTTTTACAACTCCCTTACCCGCGACATGCTTTTGTTTGTTCCCGTGCCTGATATTACAGGGTTCTCATCTCAGTTGACCAACATCGGCAAAATGCGTAACCGTGGGATTGAATTGAACATTTCAACCAAAAATACCGTAGGCGAATTTAAGTGGACGACAGATTTTAACTTCTCTCGCAACCGCAACAAAGTACTACAACTTGGCCCAGGCAACGCGCCTATCCAGTACGTTGACAACGTCGTGACGGTTCGGACTGAAGTAGGCCAACCCGTTTCTAACTTCTACGGATACATTTTCGACGGTGTGTTTAAAAACCAAGCCGAAGTGGATGCCTATCCGCACCACGCCAGCACCACCCCAGGCGACCCGAAAGTACGCGACGTAAACGGCGATGGCAAAATCACCGACGCCGACCGAACCATCATTGGCAACAACCAACCTGACTTCATTGCTGGAATGACCAACACCTTCACTTACAAGGGCTTTGACTTTTCGTTTATGCTTCAAGGCGCGTACGGTGGAGAAATCGCCAACAACAATATTCGCTATTTGGGTACATGGGACAACGGCCGTAACTTCTACGCCAGCATGTACAACTACTGGCGCTCAGAAAGCGACCCAGGCGACGGTATTCACTTCAAACCCAACGTGAGTTACCAAGGGTTACAAAAGCAGTTTTCATCATATTGGGTAAGCGATGCTTCGTTCTTGCGTATGAAAAACATCCGTATTTCGTACGCCATTCCGAGCAAAATATTGAGCAAGATGAACATGAAGTCGGCACGGGTGTATGTCAATGCCGAAAACGTGTTTATCCTTTCTAAATACAAAGACGGCTACGACCCCGAAAACACGACCTACGGAACCACCTCGTACAGCAGCAGCATGGAGACTTCGGGCTCATACACCAGCGGAAATGCTCCTGTTCCTGGTGCTTTCCAAGGGGTTGATTACGGTTCGTACCCACTTCCACGCGTGATTACAGTAGGTGTCAAGGTTGATTTTTAA
- a CDS encoding RagB/SusD family nutrient uptake outer membrane protein, with the protein MKTNKLWIGCLLLLTMSSCDKSFIEIPPKNFISSSNFFQTQNDFIQAVNATYAPLRNVYNSAYIMGEMRSDNTHYIFNSSNRGNLVREEIADFVDNPTAAPTSEKWTSNYRVIAYANEVLLRIDAATIDEAVKKNLKGQVLFLRALAYFDLVQYFGDVPLVLKPTSGSADEIIGVQSALTRTPKTDVYAQIVKDAKEAATLLPNKLTQEKGRATIGAAKTLLGNVHIVLKQWAEAESVLKEVVSSGQYSLLPDYASVFSPANKNHAESIFEVQYLQGNLGLQSSFGYVFAPNLTNLTPLVGFTFNNQSIGGWNIPTDDLVAAYETGDKRKAASVVEGYTESGKFVAQPFIKKYFNLPFPTPNGSSPNNNDNWPVYRYAEVLLMLAESLNEQGKSSEALPHLNAIRIRAGLSATTTTNQAELRELILKERRIELAFENKRWLDLVRTGKAIEVMTAYGTKLKASGKYPNLLTSSYNVTQNRLLFPIPFSEVQVNPKLVQNPGY; encoded by the coding sequence ATGAAAACGAATAAACTATGGATAGGCTGTCTTTTGTTGTTGACGATGAGTTCGTGCGACAAAAGTTTTATCGAAATTCCCCCCAAAAACTTTATTAGTTCATCCAATTTTTTCCAAACCCAAAACGACTTTATACAAGCAGTCAATGCTACGTATGCACCTCTCCGTAACGTCTATAATAGCGCCTACATCATGGGTGAGATGCGCTCCGACAATACGCATTATATTTTTAACAGCTCCAACCGTGGGAATTTAGTTCGGGAAGAAATTGCCGATTTTGTGGACAATCCCACGGCTGCCCCAACCAGCGAAAAATGGACATCTAACTACCGTGTCATTGCCTACGCCAACGAAGTATTGCTCCGAATAGACGCGGCAACCATCGACGAAGCAGTGAAGAAAAACCTAAAAGGCCAAGTACTGTTTCTCAGGGCATTAGCGTATTTCGACTTGGTACAATATTTTGGCGACGTACCATTGGTATTAAAACCCACATCGGGCAGTGCCGATGAAATCATTGGGGTACAATCAGCCTTGACACGTACACCTAAAACCGACGTGTATGCCCAAATCGTCAAAGATGCCAAAGAAGCTGCAACCTTATTGCCCAACAAACTCACCCAAGAGAAAGGGCGAGCCACGATCGGTGCCGCCAAGACCCTCCTGGGCAACGTCCACATTGTGCTCAAACAGTGGGCAGAAGCCGAAAGCGTCCTCAAAGAAGTGGTAAGCTCGGGACAATATTCGCTGCTTCCAGACTATGCTTCAGTATTTAGTCCTGCCAATAAAAACCACGCCGAATCAATTTTTGAAGTACAATATTTGCAAGGGAATTTGGGACTACAAAGCTCATTTGGCTACGTTTTTGCCCCAAACTTGACCAATTTAACGCCACTCGTTGGTTTCACGTTCAACAATCAAAGCATTGGAGGATGGAACATCCCCACCGACGATTTGGTGGCGGCTTACGAAACTGGCGACAAGCGTAAGGCAGCTTCCGTCGTAGAGGGCTATACCGAAAGTGGCAAATTTGTAGCACAGCCTTTTATCAAAAAATACTTCAATTTGCCTTTTCCTACCCCCAACGGTTCTTCCCCCAATAACAACGACAATTGGCCTGTGTATCGCTATGCCGAAGTATTGCTCATGTTAGCAGAATCATTGAACGAACAAGGAAAATCAAGTGAAGCATTGCCACACCTCAACGCCATCAGAATCCGAGCAGGTTTATCGGCCACGACAACTACCAACCAAGCCGAGCTTCGCGAGTTGATTCTAAAAGAAAGGCGAATCGAATTGGCTTTTGAAAACAAACGTTGGCTGGATTTGGTGCGTACGGGCAAGGCCATCGAAGTGATGACAGCCTACGGCACTAAGCTAAAAGCCAGTGGAAAGTACCCTAATTTATTGACCTCTTCTTACAACGTCACTCAAAACCGACTGCTTTTTCCCATTCCTTTTAGTGAAGTACAGGTCAATCCGAAATTGGTACAAAATCCAGGATATTAA